A single Candidatus Eisenbacteria bacterium DNA region contains:
- a CDS encoding tetrathionate reductase family octaheme c-type cytochrome, with protein MKIWRLPLITLLLLLTQPVHAAIQEHIDALEGPFSDGPSVTEACLNCHEDAARDFMKTTHWTWSSQQELADRKGPVERGKKNAINNFCISLPGNWPRCTSCHAGYGWEDDTFDFENARNVDCLVCHDATGSYKKFPTGAGHPAYETKESAGTVYPAPDLTHVAQNVGMPDRRACGSCHFFGGGGNAIKHGDLDESLVEPQRTFDVHMGIDGENMSCQSCHLTENHQISGNALVVSPGGKEKLDCTRCHEAEPHIKNAKMLNSHCKRVACQTCHIPTFAKGAPTKVWWDWSDAGKDLASEVDAFGMPTFSKQKGSFSWDREIVPTYAWYNGEGGAYQLGDVIDPDQIVTLNWPAGSHEDSTAKIYPFKKMRGRQIYDTGHKIMITPKLFGKTGYWTTFDWNSAAAQGMAATGLDYSGSYGWVETEMYWKINHMVVPKEDALKCNTCHGSKGRLDWTALGYDGDPRKAKN; from the coding sequence ATGAAGATTTGGAGATTGCCGCTGATTACCCTGCTGCTCCTGCTGACCCAGCCTGTTCATGCCGCCATCCAGGAACACATCGATGCTCTGGAGGGACCCTTTTCCGACGGACCATCGGTGACGGAAGCCTGCCTGAATTGCCACGAGGATGCGGCGCGTGACTTCATGAAGACGACGCACTGGACTTGGTCATCTCAACAGGAGTTGGCGGATCGAAAAGGTCCGGTCGAGCGCGGCAAGAAGAATGCGATAAACAATTTCTGTATAAGTCTTCCCGGCAACTGGCCGCGTTGTACAAGTTGCCACGCCGGCTATGGTTGGGAGGACGACACCTTCGATTTCGAAAATGCGCGAAATGTCGATTGTCTGGTTTGTCACGATGCGACCGGCAGCTACAAGAAGTTCCCCACCGGCGCCGGCCACCCCGCCTATGAGACAAAAGAGTCTGCGGGAACGGTCTACCCGGCGCCCGACTTGACGCATGTTGCTCAAAATGTGGGCATGCCCGATCGCCGGGCTTGCGGCAGTTGTCATTTCTTCGGTGGAGGCGGCAATGCCATTAAGCACGGCGATCTTGACGAGTCATTGGTGGAGCCTCAGCGCACATTCGATGTTCACATGGGCATCGATGGGGAAAATATGTCGTGCCAGAGTTGTCATCTGACCGAGAATCATCAGATCTCGGGAAACGCCCTTGTGGTCTCTCCGGGTGGGAAAGAGAAGCTGGACTGCACCCGTTGCCATGAGGCGGAGCCGCATATAAAGAATGCCAAGATGCTCAACAGCCATTGCAAGAGGGTCGCCTGTCAGACGTGCCACATTCCAACCTTTGCGAAGGGCGCCCCGACGAAAGTCTGGTGGGACTGGTCCGATGCCGGCAAAGATCTCGCGAGTGAAGTTGACGCGTTCGGCATGCCGACCTTCAGCAAGCAGAAGGGGAGTTTCAGCTGGGATAGAGAGATTGTACCGACCTATGCCTGGTACAACGGGGAGGGAGGCGCTTATCAATTGGGTGACGTCATCGATCCGGATCAGATCGTGACCCTCAACTGGCCGGCAGGCTCCCATGAAGATTCCACGGCGAAGATCTACCCCTTCAAAAAGATGAGGGGCCGGCAGATCTACGATACGGGCCATAAGATCATGATCACCCCGAAGCTTTTTGGAAAAACCGGCTACTGGACGACCTTCGATTGGAATTCCGCCGCCGCGCAGGGAATGGCCGCCACCGGTCTTGACTACAGCGGCAGCTACGGCTGGGTGGAGACGGAGATGTACTGGAAGATCAACCACATGGTCGTCCCCAAGGAGGATGCCCTGAAGTGCAATACCTGCCACGGCTCCAAGGGACGCCTCGACTGGACGGCGCTGGGGTACGACGGGGATCCGCGCAAGGCGAAGAATTGA